The Chloroflexota bacterium genome includes a window with the following:
- a CDS encoding rubrerythrin family protein yields MSKTNENLQEAFAGESQASRKYLYFAEKADEEGHKQIARLFRAASDAETVHARNHLKVMQGIKSTKDNLNTAIGGENYEFTKMYPEFMKQADAEGDKKAKDSFDLANTVEQIHHRLYQAALSLLEKGQDMTEQPIYVCQYCGNTVEGEAPDKCPVCGMPKKMFKRID; encoded by the coding sequence ATGAGCAAAACCAATGAGAATCTGCAAGAAGCGTTTGCCGGAGAAAGCCAGGCCAGTCGCAAATACCTGTATTTTGCTGAGAAAGCTGACGAAGAGGGGCATAAGCAGATAGCAAGATTATTTCGCGCTGCATCGGACGCTGAGACAGTCCATGCCCGGAACCACTTAAAGGTCATGCAGGGGATAAAGTCAACCAAGGACAACCTGAATACGGCAATCGGTGGGGAGAACTACGAGTTCACCAAGATGTACCCCGAGTTCATGAAGCAGGCTGACGCCGAAGGTGATAAGAAGGCGAAAGACAGCTTCGACCTGGCGAATACGGTTGAGCAAATTCATCACCGCCTATATCAGGCTGCTCTATCTTTGTTAGAAAAAGGTCAGGATATGACTGAGCAGCCAATTTATGTTTGCCAATACTGCGGCAATACAGTCGAAGGTGAAGCTCCTGATAAATGCCCCGTCTGCGGAATGCCCAAGAAGATGTTCAAGCGAATCGACTAG
- a CDS encoding 2TM domain-containing protein — protein MSKKMSEEEIREIATQRVRRRRGFYSHLTAYVLVNLMLVAIWYFTGAGYFWPMWVMLFWGIGLVFNAVAVFVKSDIGSERAAVEKEIEKIKKSGT, from the coding sequence ATGTCGAAGAAGATGTCTGAAGAGGAAATCCGCGAAATAGCCACGCAGAGGGTGCGAAGAAGGAGGGGATTTTACTCCCATCTGACCGCATACGTCCTCGTCAATTTGATGCTTGTAGCCATCTGGTACTTTACAGGCGCAGGTTATTTCTGGCCGATGTGGGTGATGCTGTTTTGGGGAATAGGGTTAGTGTTCAATGCCGTAGCCGTCTTTGTAAAAAGTGATATAGGGTCAGAGAGGGCAGCGGTAGAAAAAGAAATAGAAAAAATCAAAAAAAGCGGCACTTAG
- a CDS encoding amino acid-binding protein: MSVKQISVTLENVPGKFLAVSECLGREGINIRAISVADTSDFSTVRFVTDNPEKTANVLRSQGYSVHETDVIAVEVPDHPGGLQAVLKPLRDSKINVLYFYTYLGRGESGQPIVIIGVDETKGAIEALNKNWVHTFGKEIYSL, encoded by the coding sequence ATGTCCGTAAAGCAGATTTCAGTAACCTTGGAAAATGTGCCCGGTAAATTCTTGGCGGTGAGCGAGTGTCTGGGAAGAGAGGGAATAAACATCAGAGCTATTTCAGTGGCTGATACATCCGATTTTAGTACTGTGAGATTTGTAACGGATAACCCGGAGAAAACGGCTAACGTGCTGAGAAGCCAAGGCTATTCTGTACACGAAACCGATGTAATAGCAGTGGAAGTCCCTGATCATCCCGGAGGTCTCCAGGCCGTGCTAAAGCCACTGCGTGATTCTAAAATTAATGTTCTCTATTTCTATACCTATCTAGGCAGGGGCGAAAGCGGACAGCCCATAGTCATCATCGGAGTGGACGAAACCAAAGGGGCAATAGAGGCTCTAAATAAGAATTGGGTCCATACTTTTGGCAAAGAAATCTATTCACTTTAA
- a CDS encoding 2-oxoacid:ferredoxin oxidoreductase subunit gamma translates to MLIKTVIAGFGGQGVMSMGLNLAQAAMLEGKNVTYLPSYGAEVRGGTANCTVVISDDEIASPVASSPEFIIAMNQPSAVRFQNQIQSGGLFFINSSLVESAISRGDINIVRVPANSIAEELGNPKAANMVMLGAFTKRSSLVSLSSVIETLKDILGMKQKLLAINEKALRAGYGLF, encoded by the coding sequence ATGCTGATTAAAACGGTCATTGCCGGTTTTGGAGGTCAGGGTGTTATGTCCATGGGGCTAAATTTAGCCCAGGCAGCAATGCTCGAAGGCAAAAATGTAACCTATCTGCCCTCCTATGGCGCTGAGGTCCGTGGCGGTACTGCCAATTGCACCGTGGTCATATCAGATGATGAGATCGCATCTCCGGTGGCTTCATCACCCGAATTTATTATTGCCATGAATCAACCCTCTGCAGTTAGATTCCAGAACCAAATTCAGTCAGGTGGTTTGTTTTTCATCAATTCCTCCTTGGTAGAATCTGCAATCTCAAGAGGTGACATTAATATCGTTAGGGTGCCAGCAAATAGTATTGCCGAAGAGTTGGGTAATCCGAAAGCTGCCAACATGGTGATGCTGGGCGCATTCACCAAAAGGAGCAGCCTGGTTTCCCTGTCTAGCGTGATTGAAACGCTGAAGGATATTCTAGGCATGAAACAAAAATTACTAGCTATTAACGAAAAGGCCTTAAGGGCAGGATATGGCCTTTTCTAA
- a CDS encoding 2-oxoglutarate oxidoreductase, with protein MKKVFTRPKSLKRNTFHYCPGCGHSIIHRLICEVIDEMNLQDKVIGIPPPGCSVFAYYYFDVDMAESAHGRGAAVATGIKRAFPEAVVFTYQGDGDLAGIGTAETIHAANRGENVTSIFINNAVYGMTGGQMAPTTLSGQKTTTTPYGRDAILEGHPIKMSEILALVEGAAYIERVAVNSPANIRKTKKAIHKAFQVQLGKLGFAMVEILSPCPTNWKMSPYEAWQWIDKEMTKVFPLGVIKDITERGDAD; from the coding sequence GTGAAGAAAGTATTTACCAGGCCTAAATCGCTGAAGAGAAATACCTTCCACTATTGCCCGGGGTGTGGGCACTCTATTATCCATAGACTTATCTGTGAAGTTATTGACGAAATGAACCTTCAGGATAAAGTCATCGGCATCCCACCTCCAGGCTGTTCTGTTTTTGCTTACTACTATTTCGACGTGGATATGGCGGAATCAGCACATGGGAGGGGTGCTGCCGTGGCTACCGGCATCAAACGGGCTTTCCCTGAAGCAGTTGTCTTCACTTACCAGGGTGACGGTGACCTTGCTGGCATCGGTACCGCCGAGACTATACACGCTGCCAACAGAGGAGAAAATGTAACCTCCATTTTCATCAATAACGCCGTCTATGGTATGACCGGTGGGCAGATGGCCCCAACTACACTTTCGGGGCAGAAGACGACCACTACGCCTTACGGACGGGATGCTATTTTGGAAGGTCATCCCATAAAGATGAGCGAAATTTTGGCCCTAGTTGAGGGTGCGGCTTACATAGAGCGGGTGGCGGTAAACTCCCCAGCCAATATCCGAAAAACCAAAAAGGCAATCCACAAGGCCTTCCAGGTGCAACTTGGCAAGCTTGGTTTCGCCATGGTGGAGATACTATCCCCCTGCCCCACCAATTGGAAGATGAGCCCCTATGAAGCATGGCAATGGATAGACAAAGAAATGACAAAGGTATTTCCGTTAGGTGTGATAAAAGACATCACGGAGAGAGGTGATGCTGATTAA
- the vorB gene encoding 3-methyl-2-oxobutanoate dehydrogenase subunit VorB, whose protein sequence is MVAKVLMTGNAAIGEAAIRAGCQSYFGYPITPQNELTEYMATHLSRRKGCSFIQAESEIAAVNMVYGASLVGVRTMTSSSSPGISLKQEGISYLAACELPAVIANMSRGGPGLGSIVAAQSDYFQATRGGGHGDYRTIVLAPSSVQELADLTHKAFDLADKYKIPVIILGDGILGQMMEPVEFKHEAPAELPIRSDALRGARGRPSKFIKTFTSNPAELEEINWSLFRRYELIKRDETAYETFLAEDAELIVVAFGIAARIAKGAIRTVRTEGLKVGLLRPITLWPFPYEAAKELAKGVKQFLVFEMNMGQMLEDVQLALEGQGEVSFYGRPGGVIPTPSEVARVISRLYYQKGLNK, encoded by the coding sequence ATCGTGGCTAAGGTCCTCATGACCGGGAACGCAGCTATCGGAGAAGCAGCCATCAGAGCAGGCTGCCAAAGCTACTTCGGATATCCCATAACGCCTCAGAACGAGCTGACCGAGTATATGGCTACTCATCTGAGCCGAAGGAAGGGCTGCTCTTTCATTCAGGCAGAGAGTGAAATTGCTGCTGTAAACATGGTCTATGGAGCCAGCTTGGTTGGGGTCAGAACAATGACCTCTTCATCCAGTCCTGGTATCAGTCTAAAACAGGAGGGAATTTCTTATCTAGCAGCCTGCGAGCTTCCAGCAGTCATTGCCAATATGTCCAGAGGTGGTCCGGGATTAGGAAGCATAGTTGCTGCTCAATCAGACTACTTTCAGGCCACTCGAGGTGGAGGTCATGGAGATTACAGGACAATTGTTTTAGCGCCTTCATCAGTCCAGGAGCTGGCAGACCTCACACATAAAGCCTTTGACCTCGCTGACAAATACAAGATTCCCGTCATTATCCTCGGAGATGGCATTCTAGGCCAGATGATGGAGCCGGTGGAATTCAAACATGAAGCCCCAGCAGAATTGCCAATCAGGAGTGATGCACTGAGGGGCGCAAGGGGACGTCCCAGCAAATTTATAAAGACCTTTACCTCAAATCCAGCCGAACTGGAGGAGATCAACTGGAGCTTATTCAGAAGATACGAGTTAATCAAAAGAGATGAGACTGCCTATGAAACATTTTTGGCAGAAGATGCTGAGTTAATAGTAGTTGCTTTTGGCATAGCAGCCCGTATTGCTAAAGGAGCTATCAGGACGGTAAGAACGGAAGGTTTAAAGGTTGGACTGCTGAGGCCGATCACTCTATGGCCGTTCCCTTACGAAGCAGCGAAGGAATTGGCGAAGGGAGTGAAGCAATTCTTGGTCTTCGAGATGAACATGGGGCAGATGTTGGAAGATGTGCAATTGGCTCTGGAAGGACAAGGGGAAGTCTCCTTCTATGGAAGGCCGGGAGGGGTAATTCCCACACCAAGCGAAGTGGCTCGGGTGATCTCACGTCTTTATTATCAGAAGGGATTGAATAAGTGA
- a CDS encoding 4Fe-4S dicluster domain-containing protein, protein MKGSIEISRDLCKGCELCISFCPKGIIALSDKLNMNGYLPAVFNDNGECTGCAICALVCPEVAIEVYRG, encoded by the coding sequence ATGAAAGGATCTATTGAAATTTCCCGTGATCTGTGCAAAGGGTGTGAACTTTGCATCTCTTTCTGCCCCAAGGGCATTATTGCTCTTTCTGATAAATTAAATATGAATGGCTATCTGCCGGCTGTATTTAATGACAATGGCGAATGTACTGGGTGTGCTATTTGTGCATTGGTCTGCCCGGAAGTAGCAATAGAGGTGTATCGTGGCTAA
- a CDS encoding MFS transporter, whose product MSHSNNSKGSSRQWLILLLISLASFMGALDATIVNISLPTISKYFHCDVATVSWVAMAYLLVLSSTLITFGRVADIRGYKKIYVAGFAIFTLGSLLCGLSSTIYLLIGFRVLQGIGAAMLQAIGGAMIVRYLPGKIRGTAFGVLTTFAAVGLAAGTPLGGFISQFYSWHWIFFINVPVGIIAIILGIVVLPRDTRGFRKGQFDMSGACLLLVALVSFIFFLNMGNNVGWLSWLILISIIISVATWAGFIFNEKRTQFPLIDLNFFRDKNFAMTVTIALLILLVGQGSWYAFPFYFELEKGFATNIAGLILLVPTIFMMVCGPIAGFLSDRIGSRPICILGSAVLITAFLMFAIMGTKTELYYIIIALALEGIGIGLIMPANFNLIMGMSAKGGEGVMNSLVTTMRNVGAVMGIAVFTLIFLSVIASEGILPAGITAHSLPPKAFVLGFHAIFLFGAGLGGVLLALNLALREKKGAL is encoded by the coding sequence ATGAGTCACTCTAATAATTCAAAAGGGAGCTCCCGTCAATGGCTTATTTTACTCTTAATCTCACTTGCCTCATTCATGGGAGCTCTCGACGCCACTATCGTTAATATCTCGCTTCCTACCATTTCAAAATATTTCCATTGTGATGTAGCCACTGTTTCCTGGGTGGCAATGGCATACTTGCTTGTTCTCTCGAGTACACTCATCACCTTCGGCAGAGTTGCAGATATTCGTGGTTACAAAAAGATTTATGTCGCAGGTTTTGCCATCTTTACACTAGGTTCGCTGTTATGTGGCTTGTCTTCAACAATATATCTACTCATCGGCTTTCGTGTTCTTCAGGGGATCGGAGCTGCAATGCTGCAGGCAATCGGTGGAGCCATGATAGTCAGATACTTGCCAGGGAAAATTCGCGGCACTGCCTTCGGTGTGCTTACCACCTTCGCCGCAGTAGGTCTCGCTGCTGGTACACCTCTTGGCGGTTTCATTTCCCAGTTTTATAGCTGGCACTGGATATTCTTTATAAATGTCCCAGTAGGTATCATCGCTATCATACTCGGCATTGTCGTACTGCCCAGAGATACCCGGGGATTCAGGAAAGGGCAATTCGATATGTCCGGAGCCTGCCTTCTCCTTGTTGCCCTTGTCAGCTTTATTTTCTTCTTGAATATGGGAAACAACGTTGGATGGTTATCCTGGCTCATCCTTATAAGCATCATCATTTCCGTGGCGACATGGGCTGGTTTCATTTTTAACGAAAAAAGGACTCAGTTCCCTCTAATCGATCTTAACTTTTTTCGGGATAAGAACTTCGCTATGACAGTAACTATTGCGCTCCTTATTCTTCTAGTGGGCCAGGGTTCGTGGTATGCCTTTCCCTTCTATTTTGAGCTTGAAAAAGGTTTTGCCACCAACATCGCCGGGCTTATCCTGCTGGTGCCTACCATTTTCATGATGGTTTGCGGTCCGATAGCTGGCTTCCTTTCTGACCGAATTGGCTCTCGTCCCATTTGTATCCTCGGGTCTGCGGTGCTCATCACGGCCTTCCTTATGTTTGCCATAATGGGCACCAAGACAGAACTGTATTACATAATCATAGCTCTAGCTCTTGAAGGAATTGGAATCGGGCTTATAATGCCGGCAAACTTCAATCTCATCATGGGCATGAGTGCCAAAGGCGGTGAAGGTGTAATGAACAGTCTTGTGACCACGATGAGGAATGTCGGGGCAGTGATGGGCATAGCAGTTTTTACACTCATCTTTCTTTCAGTGATTGCGAGTGAGGGCATTTTGCCTGCAGGTATTACCGCTCATTCATTGCCTCCGAAGGCTTTTGTTCTTGGTTTCCACGCCATATTTCTTTTCGGTGCTGGATTAGGTGGTGTACTTCTGGCTCTTAATTTGGCCCTCCGTGAAAAAAAGGGAGCTCTATAG
- a CDS encoding long-chain fatty acid--CoA ligase, giving the protein MNLARLMEDNTARFGEYEFVYFEGQWHTNVEMNRIANRLGNALKSLGVRKGDRVGVQLLNCPQLIQTFFATFKVGATLVPVNPSLRAHELTYMYQDAGMVALISSLDYIDMIREACREVPLLKNVILIGEEIPQDAISYDKIIKQSSDELVTEDTDNDDLAVILYTAGTTGRPKGVMLTHYNWYTNISGYYELVLLDNRGITLKGRIRERDVRQGKIVKKEVEVFGVDRNRICLITLPLFHGYGIFAVNLEFLTGGKLAILRRWDAEEAMKCIEQFKVTEFRGVPTMYIQILNHPGAGKYDLSSLQTCVCGSAPMPLEVARRWREKYGIDIWEGYGLTEATIVNCSNLAGRRLPKYGSIGKCYQKCNSIKIFDQNDQELPSGKIGEIVIKGPGVMKGYWNKPEETAEVLRNGWLYTGDVGYTDEDGYIYLTERKKDLIIRGGENVYPKEVEDVLHKHPQVLEAGVVGVPDPVYGEEVKAFVVLKTAGAASEKELVDFCKKHLPTYKRPKSIHLMDSLPKSAVGKILRRELRTMG; this is encoded by the coding sequence ATGAATCTAGCAAGGCTAATGGAAGATAATACTGCAAGGTTTGGTGAATATGAGTTTGTCTACTTTGAAGGGCAGTGGCATACCAATGTTGAAATGAACCGCATTGCTAACCGGTTAGGCAATGCCCTGAAGAGCCTGGGAGTTAGGAAAGGAGACCGGGTAGGTGTTCAGTTGCTGAACTGTCCCCAGCTAATACAGACATTTTTCGCTACTTTCAAAGTTGGGGCGACATTAGTTCCGGTGAACCCGTCGCTGCGTGCACACGAACTTACCTACATGTATCAGGATGCTGGTATGGTAGCCTTAATCAGTAGCCTAGACTACATCGACATGATAAGAGAAGCTTGCCGCGAGGTGCCCCTGCTAAAGAATGTAATCTTGATCGGAGAGGAAATTCCGCAGGATGCCATATCCTACGACAAAATCATTAAGCAGAGTTCAGATGAGCTGGTCACGGAGGACACTGATAACGACGACCTGGCTGTCATACTTTACACCGCCGGCACCACAGGAAGACCAAAAGGAGTCATGCTTACACATTATAACTGGTATACTAACATTTCCGGGTATTATGAATTGGTATTACTGGATAACAGGGGCATCACCCTAAAGGGGAGGATTAGAGAGAGGGATGTCAGACAGGGCAAAATAGTTAAGAAGGAAGTAGAAGTTTTTGGCGTAGACCGGAACCGCATCTGTCTAATAACTCTGCCTCTATTCCACGGGTACGGTATATTCGCGGTGAATCTTGAGTTCCTGACTGGAGGCAAGCTAGCCATACTTAGGCGGTGGGATGCCGAAGAAGCGATGAAGTGTATTGAGCAATTCAAGGTCACTGAATTCCGCGGCGTGCCCACCATGTATATCCAGATACTTAACCACCCCGGCGCCGGGAAATATGATTTGAGCTCCCTGCAGACCTGCGTCTGTGGTTCTGCGCCTATGCCTCTGGAGGTGGCTCGCAGGTGGAGGGAGAAATACGGTATTGATATCTGGGAAGGATATGGGCTGACTGAAGCCACCATTGTCAATTGTAGTAATTTAGCCGGAAGACGATTGCCCAAATATGGCTCCATTGGCAAATGTTACCAGAAGTGTAATAGTATCAAGATATTCGACCAGAATGACCAGGAGCTTCCCTCTGGAAAAATAGGAGAGATAGTTATCAAAGGTCCGGGAGTTATGAAGGGTTACTGGAATAAACCTGAGGAAACAGCAGAAGTGCTTCGGAACGGCTGGCTTTACACCGGTGATGTAGGGTATACCGACGAAGATGGCTACATTTATCTCACCGAGCGAAAGAAGGACCTTATCATCCGTGGAGGCGAGAACGTTTACCCCAAGGAAGTAGAGGACGTCCTTCATAAGCATCCTCAGGTCCTGGAAGCTGGAGTTGTTGGCGTTCCCGACCCGGTTTACGGCGAGGAGGTAAAAGCATTCGTCGTCCTAAAGACTGCAGGGGCAGCCAGTGAGAAGGAGCTCGTAGACTTTTGCAAGAAGCATTTGCCCACTTATAAGAGGCCGAAATCAATCCACCTCATGGACTCATTGCCAAAGAGTGCAGTTGGCAAGATATTAAGAAGAGAGCTAAGAACAATGGGGTGA
- a CDS encoding HdeD family acid-resistance protein: MSETIGLLFPIDKKHWWQVAVRGFIALLFGILLLAWPGVSLFIFAILFGAFAFVDGIFTLVAAVNYTAGAGQRTWLFIRGICGIIVGIVTFFWPAITEVALVLLIGAWALVTGVMELNFAFRSVRETGARWLFAISGILSIILGILLLIRPIAGIIAVIWLIGAYAVIAGILLIILGFRLRSPKAS, translated from the coding sequence ATGAGCGAAACTATTGGTTTGTTGTTCCCGATCGACAAAAAACACTGGTGGCAGGTGGCGGTGCGGGGGTTCATTGCCTTACTGTTTGGCATTTTGCTCCTTGCCTGGCCCGGAGTTAGCCTATTTATATTTGCCATTCTCTTCGGTGCCTTCGCTTTCGTAGATGGTATCTTCACACTGGTGGCTGCGGTTAACTACACGGCTGGGGCAGGACAGCGCACCTGGCTATTTATCCGGGGCATTTGCGGTATCATCGTCGGCATCGTTACCTTTTTCTGGCCCGCAATTACAGAGGTGGCATTAGTGCTCCTTATTGGCGCCTGGGCGCTGGTCACCGGCGTAATGGAACTCAATTTTGCCTTCAGGTCTGTCAGGGAAACAGGCGCCAGATGGCTATTTGCCATAAGCGGCATCCTTTCCATAATTCTAGGTATCCTGTTACTGATACGTCCTATAGCTGGCATCATTGCAGTAATATGGTTAATAGGGGCTTACGCCGTGATAGCCGGCATACTGCTTATCATCCTCGGGTTCAGGCTGCGCAGCCCAAAAGCTAGTTAA